One genomic region from Streptomyces sp. NBC_01431 encodes:
- a CDS encoding adenosylcobinamide-GDP ribazoletransferase, with protein sequence MRRVNPSKALHGVRFAFGTLTVFPARITRWDRATARAGMTLAPLAGLAVGLCAAAAGAGFWVLGSGPLLAAVVSTAAPALLTRGLHLDGLADVADGLGSAKPAEDALRIMKRSDIGPFGVVSLLFFLLAQTAALSRLYEDGWARGAGAVVISAVAARTALTLASRRGIPAARPDGLGAVVAGTVAARRAFTVAALVTAAAAASGLLLGPRSALHCAIAVPAGLAVAQVLLRRCVRRFGGVTGDVFGAVAETAATVTLVALALGLG encoded by the coding sequence CTGCGCCGGGTGAACCCCAGTAAGGCCCTGCACGGCGTACGTTTCGCCTTCGGCACCCTCACCGTCTTCCCCGCCCGCATCACGCGCTGGGACCGCGCGACCGCCCGCGCCGGGATGACGCTCGCCCCGCTGGCCGGGCTCGCCGTCGGGCTGTGCGCGGCGGCCGCGGGCGCCGGGTTCTGGGTGCTGGGTTCGGGGCCACTGCTCGCGGCGGTCGTGAGCACGGCGGCGCCCGCCCTGCTCACCCGGGGTCTGCATCTGGACGGCCTGGCGGACGTCGCCGACGGCCTGGGCAGCGCCAAGCCCGCCGAGGACGCGCTGCGCATCATGAAGCGCTCCGACATCGGCCCCTTCGGCGTCGTGTCCCTGCTGTTCTTCCTGCTGGCCCAGACCGCCGCGCTGTCGCGGCTGTACGAGGACGGCTGGGCCCGGGGCGCCGGGGCCGTCGTCATCTCGGCCGTGGCCGCCCGCACCGCGCTCACCCTCGCCTCCCGGCGCGGCATCCCGGCGGCCCGCCCGGACGGGCTCGGTGCGGTGGTGGCGGGCACGGTGGCGGCGCGGCGCGCGTTCACGGTGGCCGCGCTGGTCACCGCGGCGGCGGCGGCCTCCGGCCTGCTCCTTGGACCCCGGTCGGCGCTGCACTGCGCGATCGCTGTGCCGGCCGGGCTCGCCGTCGCGCAGGTGCTGCTGCGGCGCTGCGTGCGCCGGTTCGGCGGGGTGACGGGCGATGTGTTCGGGGCGGTCGCGGAGACCGCGGCCACGGTGACACTGGTCGCGCTCGCCCTCGGCCTCGGCTGA